From a single Lewinella sp. LCG006 genomic region:
- a CDS encoding alkaline phosphatase family protein, giving the protein MKQQASPEFQGLDSFKHVVVLMLENRSFDNLLGFLYEDPKFEIPPGKTFAGLNESDQENPVPPYAEGYTENPVLKIKEASDFSQPFPDPGEVYQHVNTQLYNTILPKSNQGIDQTEMTPPYNLPDPLPPLEDRMKGFVTDYINTLQGLWLEKIGSKKRLSKKNRACLNEKYGAYENPKPCHYEVIMQCFKPRQIPVLTTLAREFAVFDHWFCSVPSQTWCNRAFWHAGTSGGKVINPTDEAKHQGWKGFKAWRKAVWPAPTLFDRLEAANITHHIYADPLVSVTHLVHGFSHHTNLVPNWNDLEEFRKDINGESSRPFAQYSFIEPKFFGKHNDQHPSSVKSGWDVNDGKTVEGTVRLGEDLIRNVYNIIKDSPLRDDTLLIITHDEHGGCFDHIYPGPTEAPHFPGKGEKDFDFKRLGIRVPMVMVASSIPKNTIVNEVFDHTSFIKTMCKKWQLEGLQARDMSPNTHTFEHIFSKEKRSCWPDLPPPPTEAIPCTEEDYHNHPLNELQRSMLMVAVKIARENSKASKQKIRTVRLDNINTVKQAIDYLTEIKPHVH; this is encoded by the coding sequence ATGAAACAACAAGCATCCCCTGAATTTCAAGGCCTGGACAGCTTCAAGCACGTCGTGGTGCTGATGTTGGAAAATCGATCTTTCGATAACTTGCTGGGCTTTCTTTACGAAGACCCGAAATTTGAAATTCCGCCAGGAAAAACGTTTGCGGGGTTGAACGAATCTGATCAGGAAAATCCGGTGCCACCCTACGCCGAGGGGTATACTGAAAATCCGGTTTTGAAGATCAAGGAAGCGTCGGATTTTTCCCAACCCTTTCCTGATCCGGGCGAGGTCTATCAGCATGTCAATACTCAGCTTTACAATACCATCTTGCCAAAGAGCAATCAAGGGATTGATCAAACGGAGATGACGCCACCTTATAACCTTCCCGATCCATTGCCTCCGCTAGAAGATCGCATGAAGGGCTTCGTTACTGATTATATCAACACCTTGCAAGGACTTTGGCTCGAAAAAATTGGTTCGAAAAAAAGACTTAGCAAGAAGAATCGTGCCTGCCTCAATGAAAAATACGGGGCTTATGAAAATCCAAAACCTTGTCATTATGAGGTGATTATGCAGTGCTTTAAGCCTAGGCAGATTCCTGTACTGACGACGCTGGCACGGGAGTTTGCAGTTTTTGATCATTGGTTTTGTTCTGTACCCAGCCAAACCTGGTGTAACCGGGCCTTCTGGCACGCTGGCACTTCGGGCGGTAAAGTGATCAATCCTACGGATGAAGCCAAACACCAGGGCTGGAAAGGCTTTAAAGCCTGGCGCAAAGCCGTCTGGCCAGCACCCACCCTGTTCGACCGGCTGGAAGCAGCGAATATCACTCACCATATCTATGCCGATCCACTGGTTTCCGTAACGCACCTGGTGCATGGTTTTTCGCACCATACCAACCTGGTTCCCAATTGGAACGACCTGGAGGAGTTTCGCAAAGATATCAACGGCGAAAGCAGCCGCCCCTTCGCACAATACTCTTTTATCGAGCCCAAATTTTTTGGCAAACACAATGATCAGCACCCTTCTTCGGTCAAAAGCGGTTGGGATGTCAATGATGGTAAAACCGTAGAAGGAACTGTCCGCCTCGGTGAAGACCTGATCCGCAATGTCTACAATATCATCAAGGACAGCCCCCTCCGCGATGATACCCTCTTGATCATCACCCACGATGAACATGGCGGCTGTTTTGACCACATTTATCCCGGCCCTACGGAGGCACCCCACTTTCCCGGCAAGGGAGAAAAAGATTTCGACTTCAAACGCCTCGGCATCCGGGTACCAATGGTGATGGTCGCCTCCTCGATTCCCAAGAACACGATTGTCAATGAAGTTTTTGACCATACTTCTTTTATTAAAACCATGTGTAAGAAATGGCAATTAGAAGGGTTGCAGGCCAGGGATATGTCTCCCAATACCCATACGTTTGAACACATCTTTTCAAAAGAAAAGCGCAGTTGTTGGCCAGATTTGCCTCCGCCACCTACCGAAGCCATTCCCTGTACGGAGGAAGACTATCACAATCATCCGCTCAACGAGCTTCAGCGTTCCATGCTGATGGTGGCCGTCAAAATTGCTAGAGAAAACAGTAAGGCTAGTAAGCAAAAAATACGCACGGTCAGGCTGGATAATATCAATACCGTCAAACAAGCTATAGATTACCTGACGGAGATAAAGCCACATGTGCATTAG
- a CDS encoding arsenosugar biosynthesis-associated peroxidase-like protein, with translation MEKKYFDPQDLRKFGKITELQEEMGTKFFEYYNTVFKGDTALTEREKSLIALAVAHTVQCPYCIDAYTSASLEKGADEEQMMEAVHVAAAIKSGAALVFGVQMMNHAERLSM, from the coding sequence ATGGAAAAGAAATATTTTGATCCTCAGGACCTACGCAAATTCGGTAAGATCACTGAGCTGCAAGAGGAGATGGGAACCAAATTCTTCGAGTATTACAATACCGTATTCAAGGGAGACACAGCACTGACGGAGCGCGAAAAATCCTTGATTGCGCTTGCCGTTGCCCATACCGTACAGTGTCCCTATTGTATTGATGCTTACACTTCAGCTTCTTTGGAAAAAGGTGCTGATGAAGAGCAAATGATGGAAGCCGTACACGTAGCTGCCGCAATCAAGAGCGGTGCCGCATTGGTATTTGGTGTGCAGATGATGAACCACGCTGAACGATTGTCCATGTAA
- the arsS gene encoding arsenosugar biosynthesis radical SAM (seleno)protein ArsS (Some members of this family are selenoproteins.), whose protein sequence is MAIKQKSKSLKARGNNLSDTFVQLNVLNGKDIVDSKFPGFGDKIAEIGHRPLKTNPVEIFQLNIGKLCNQTCAHCHVDAGPDRKEENMDRATLERCLQIIASVPSIKTVDITGGAPEMNPHFRWFVEEVTALGKQVIDRCNLTILCANPKYHDLPEFFAKHKVQVVSSLPYFSKKRTDSQRGDGVFEDSIKALQMLNAVGYGKEGTGLELHLVYNPSGAFLPGGQETLQAEFKRQLKRKFDIDFNMLFAITNLPIARFLDYLLESGNYEEYMHKLVEAYNPGTVEGLMCRNTLSISWDGFIYDCDFNQMLDLKVASTSQHIDDFDLDALKNRNVVVNQHCYGCTAGAGSSCGGEIA, encoded by the coding sequence ATGGCTATTAAGCAAAAAAGCAAATCCCTCAAAGCAAGGGGGAATAACCTTTCGGATACTTTTGTACAATTGAATGTACTGAATGGAAAGGATATTGTGGATTCAAAATTTCCGGGTTTTGGTGATAAGATCGCCGAAATCGGGCACCGTCCACTAAAGACCAATCCCGTTGAGATTTTCCAATTGAATATTGGTAAATTATGCAACCAAACTTGCGCTCACTGCCACGTGGATGCTGGCCCCGACCGCAAGGAAGAGAATATGGATCGCGCTACGCTGGAGCGTTGCCTACAAATTATTGCTTCCGTACCTTCCATCAAAACGGTCGACATTACCGGCGGTGCTCCGGAGATGAACCCCCACTTTCGGTGGTTTGTTGAGGAAGTAACGGCTCTGGGCAAGCAAGTAATTGATCGTTGCAATCTCACCATTCTGTGTGCCAATCCTAAGTACCACGATCTTCCCGAATTTTTCGCAAAGCATAAAGTACAAGTCGTTTCCTCATTACCGTATTTCTCTAAGAAGCGGACGGATAGTCAGCGGGGAGATGGCGTTTTTGAAGATTCTATCAAAGCCCTGCAGATGCTCAATGCAGTAGGGTATGGCAAGGAAGGCACAGGCTTGGAACTACACCTCGTCTACAACCCAAGTGGTGCTTTTTTACCAGGTGGACAAGAGACCCTCCAGGCAGAGTTTAAGCGGCAACTGAAGCGTAAGTTTGATATTGATTTCAATATGCTTTTTGCCATTACCAACTTGCCTATTGCTCGTTTTCTCGACTACCTGTTGGAGAGTGGCAACTACGAAGAATACATGCACAAATTGGTAGAAGCTTATAATCCTGGTACGGTAGAAGGCCTCATGTGCAGGAATACCCTGTCCATCAGCTGGGATGGCTTCATCTATGATTGTGATTTCAACCAGATGCTGGACTTGAAAGTCGCAAGCACCAGCCAGCACATCGATGATTTTGACCTGGATGCGCTCAAAAACCGCAATGTGGTTGTCAACCAGCATTGCTATGGCTGTACCGCTGGCGCGGGATCAAGCTGTGGTGGAGAGATTGCGTAA
- the tnpA gene encoding IS200/IS605 family transposase: MAQSYHAVWIHLVWATKNRQPLIVPSLKYKLYDKFREIAKDKGYHLDFVNGIEDHVHLLVGLHPKFSISTVVKNFKGISHTWIRDNNLSELYFNWQDGYAAFSVSPDRVPNTRRYIERQEEHHRATSFDLEWQDYQFQAAVYKD; this comes from the coding sequence ATGGCACAATCTTACCACGCGGTATGGATACACCTCGTTTGGGCAACAAAAAACCGGCAACCACTTATCGTTCCCTCGCTTAAATACAAACTCTACGACAAGTTTCGTGAAATTGCCAAAGACAAAGGCTATCACCTGGATTTTGTCAATGGGATAGAAGACCATGTTCATCTTCTTGTTGGGCTGCATCCAAAATTCAGTATATCGACTGTTGTGAAAAACTTCAAAGGCATTTCCCACACTTGGATACGCGATAATAATCTTTCAGAATTGTACTTTAATTGGCAGGATGGTTATGCAGCGTTTTCGGTGAGCCCAGATCGGGTACCTAACACCAGACGCTATATTGAGCGCCAAGAAGAACATCATCGCGCTACATCTTTTGATTTGGAATGGCAGGATTATCAATTCCAAGCAGCCGTGTACAAGGATTAA
- a CDS encoding intradiol ring-cleavage dioxygenase — protein MSQLLASSLLLLFVLTSCHAQPPAAEESSASPSTVGGPCEGCEALFEYGDRELSAIDTLPGFQENEPKIVLTGTVFEPDGITPAAGTILYIYHTDREGLYSGGTNSSIWSRRHGRYRGWAKTDEAGRYTFYTFRPAPYPGGQEVEHIHLTVKPPQTNEYYIDEFVFDDDPLLTPSRRERLKNRGGSGILQLTKEGLLWNGERDIVLGLNVPGYAP, from the coding sequence ATGTCCCAACTCCTAGCATCCTCCCTACTTTTACTGTTCGTCTTGACATCTTGCCATGCACAACCACCCGCTGCCGAAGAAAGCAGTGCAAGTCCATCGACTGTTGGCGGGCCCTGCGAAGGCTGTGAAGCACTTTTTGAATATGGTGATCGTGAACTTTCTGCCATCGACACCCTGCCTGGGTTTCAAGAGAATGAACCTAAAATAGTCCTTACGGGAACCGTTTTCGAACCAGATGGCATAACTCCCGCAGCTGGCACCATTCTTTACATTTACCATACAGATCGAGAAGGCTTGTACAGCGGGGGCACCAACAGCAGCATCTGGAGCCGCCGCCATGGTCGCTATCGGGGCTGGGCAAAAACAGATGAGGCAGGGCGTTATACTTTTTATACTTTCCGGCCAGCTCCCTATCCTGGTGGCCAGGAAGTAGAGCACATTCACCTTACGGTGAAGCCCCCCCAAACCAATGAATATTACATTGATGAGTTTGTCTTTGACGATGATCCTTTACTCACGCCATCTCGCCGGGAAAGGCTGAAAAACCGTGGTGGTTCCGGGATTTTACAGCTAACTAAAGAAGGCTTACTGTGGAACGGAGAGCGGGATATTGTATTAGGGCTGAACGTGCCGGGGTACGCTCCGTAA
- a CDS encoding ArnT family glycosyltransferase: MVPQPRLSLLLLFTALACGYLLFYCLDALPLRLWDEGRRAVNALEMWAGESHLLAPSFLGEPDHWGTKPPVLIWAQALAMKAFGPTVLAVRLPAALAALATCLFLVYFSARHLKKGWAGLVAALCLVTVPFYMNGHAARSGDFDALLVLWLTVGVLYLYLFLQENNKRALLFSAAALTLALWTKGVAALFFLPGIFLLCLFVPAYRSALTNWRVYTAVLLPMASLVGYYLLREIYDPGFIQLLWENELGGRFSQPLEGHQGSPSFYLRQLFFEPTKQPWWLCLIVVPLLYWRSAAVRPLLRYLIVLITIHLLILTLASTKILWYAMPQIPFYCLLLGLGFQELLDWISVKKRTPYANWIALAGLLLFFTWPYFNMAQHVAQTQHGPEYSSTTVYGAYLPALDDLAEYTLLLPSYNPSAIFAACLAQRRGIDVDIVYLETPPARVHPGAVSASNFPSGTSVVVCEMDPWLYMDGAYRFSSSHEISPCKCLKVEGEK; the protein is encoded by the coding sequence ATGGTACCTCAGCCCCGATTATCTCTTTTATTACTTTTTACTGCACTAGCCTGTGGCTACCTCTTATTTTACTGTCTGGATGCGCTACCTCTACGCCTCTGGGACGAAGGCCGACGGGCAGTCAATGCACTGGAAATGTGGGCGGGAGAAAGCCACCTCTTGGCACCATCGTTTCTTGGAGAACCTGACCACTGGGGCACCAAACCACCGGTGCTCATTTGGGCGCAAGCCCTGGCTATGAAGGCATTCGGCCCTACCGTACTGGCCGTTCGCTTGCCAGCTGCTCTTGCGGCCCTGGCAACCTGCCTCTTTTTGGTTTACTTTTCCGCCAGACATTTAAAAAAGGGTTGGGCGGGGCTTGTAGCAGCCTTGTGCCTTGTCACGGTTCCCTTCTACATGAATGGTCATGCTGCCCGATCAGGGGACTTTGATGCGCTGTTGGTATTGTGGTTAACGGTAGGAGTGCTCTACCTTTATCTTTTTCTTCAAGAAAACAATAAACGTGCGTTGCTCTTTTCCGCTGCCGCTTTGACGCTGGCACTTTGGACCAAGGGTGTGGCGGCATTATTTTTCTTGCCCGGTATTTTTCTGCTCTGTTTGTTTGTGCCAGCTTATCGTTCTGCCTTGACCAACTGGCGGGTTTATACTGCGGTATTATTGCCCATGGCTAGCCTCGTCGGCTATTATCTGCTGCGAGAAATCTACGACCCTGGGTTTATTCAGCTCCTGTGGGAGAACGAACTGGGTGGGCGGTTTAGCCAGCCCCTGGAAGGACATCAAGGAAGCCCTTCCTTTTACTTACGGCAACTGTTTTTTGAGCCCACCAAACAGCCTTGGTGGCTATGCCTCATCGTTGTACCATTGCTCTATTGGCGTAGTGCTGCTGTTCGACCTTTGCTTCGTTATCTGATCGTGTTAATCACTATCCATCTACTAATTCTTACCCTCGCTTCAACAAAGATATTATGGTATGCGATGCCTCAAATTCCGTTTTATTGTTTGCTACTCGGGCTGGGGTTCCAGGAGCTACTGGACTGGATTTCGGTAAAAAAACGTACACCTTATGCCAATTGGATAGCGCTAGCAGGTTTGTTACTATTTTTTACCTGGCCCTACTTCAACATGGCCCAACACGTAGCACAAACCCAGCACGGCCCGGAATATTCTTCGACCACCGTTTACGGCGCTTACCTTCCAGCCTTAGACGATTTGGCGGAGTACACTTTGCTCCTTCCCTCCTACAATCCTTCGGCTATTTTCGCTGCTTGTTTGGCGCAGCGGCGGGGTATTGATGTAGACATTGTTTATCTTGAAACGCCCCCAGCACGTGTTCATCCGGGAGCAGTATCGGCCTCCAATTTTCCATCAGGCACCTCCGTTGTTGTGTGCGAAATGGATCCCTGGCTGTATATGGATGGTGCTTATCGTTTTAGTTCTTCGCACGAAATATCTCCTTGTAAGTGCTTGAAGGTTGAGGGTGAAAAGTAG
- a CDS encoding T9SS type A sorting domain-containing protein, giving the protein MKALFPLLFLFLSGLAFSQQWVDTTYTIQTENNLFYGTAHGFAGATDSLFLDLSYPTDDTVSACGRPLLVMVHGGAWIAGDKAEGYSLRIREDFAKRGYTTAAVSYRLGQIHTNQYINCNVPQWNCYNMTDSSEWYRAYYRGIQDVHGAVRYLINHSEDYQIDPNNVFIVGESAGGFIAMGVGFLDQDAEVLTDLVAEYPAAPTPNQLYESPCIQTLNLANNIAAMDLARPGLGNYEGTLNLPLSEPYHLRAVGNFYGGVFNNIFMTNAAAPPPALYLYHQPCDLIVPYRSSRLLAGYVDCLLGFPTNCGYIVNRPIVYGSLGIKQMIDTMEVNGIATPEYLFDNTTNNWNCLQQASNPSMSCHAMDNYWLRTSNMAAYFAEYIAACTVAATTTMEDLSDWVSIYPNPARHITTIAFKEAQPSVTLVVTNVLGQIHHRQTKQNCKAITLDLRDFQPGLYQLFFEIGNHRFSRKLIVTTED; this is encoded by the coding sequence ATGAAAGCCTTATTCCCTTTACTTTTTCTCTTTCTATCAGGCTTGGCATTTAGCCAACAATGGGTAGATACGACCTATACCATCCAGACAGAAAACAATCTGTTCTACGGCACGGCCCATGGCTTTGCGGGAGCTACAGATTCTCTTTTTCTAGACCTCTCCTACCCTACTGATGATACAGTGTCAGCCTGTGGCAGACCTTTGTTGGTGATGGTTCACGGAGGGGCCTGGATTGCTGGCGACAAGGCTGAAGGTTATTCTCTCCGCATCCGCGAAGATTTTGCCAAACGCGGCTATACCACAGCAGCCGTAAGTTATCGCTTGGGACAAATCCATACCAATCAATACATCAACTGTAATGTCCCCCAGTGGAATTGTTACAACATGACAGACAGCAGCGAGTGGTACCGCGCCTATTACCGAGGTATACAGGATGTGCATGGAGCAGTGCGCTACCTCATCAACCATTCGGAAGACTACCAGATTGATCCCAATAACGTTTTTATCGTAGGGGAAAGCGCTGGCGGGTTTATTGCTATGGGCGTGGGCTTCCTGGACCAGGATGCAGAAGTATTGACAGATTTAGTAGCCGAATACCCAGCGGCCCCAACACCCAATCAACTGTACGAAAGCCCCTGTATTCAAACCCTCAATTTAGCTAACAATATTGCAGCAATGGACCTTGCTCGTCCGGGCCTGGGCAACTACGAAGGAACATTAAATTTACCCCTGAGTGAGCCCTACCATCTTCGTGCAGTAGGCAACTTTTACGGTGGTGTCTTCAATAATATTTTCATGACCAATGCCGCTGCTCCTCCTCCGGCATTGTACCTGTATCACCAACCTTGTGACTTGATTGTCCCTTACCGTAGCTCCAGGCTACTTGCCGGGTATGTCGATTGCCTGTTGGGGTTCCCGACCAACTGTGGTTATATTGTGAATCGCCCGATAGTCTACGGTTCGTTGGGAATCAAGCAAATGATTGACACCATGGAGGTGAACGGTATAGCTACGCCCGAATATTTATTTGACAACACCACTAATAATTGGAATTGCCTGCAACAAGCGAGCAACCCCTCGATGAGTTGCCACGCCATGGATAACTATTGGCTGAGGACAAGCAATATGGCAGCTTACTTTGCGGAATACATTGCCGCCTGTACGGTAGCTGCAACCACTACCATGGAAGACCTATCAGATTGGGTGAGTATTTATCCAAATCCGGCACGTCATATTACAACCATAGCATTCAAAGAAGCACAACCTTCCGTCACTTTAGTGGTGACCAACGTTTTGGGCCAAATCCACCATCGGCAAACAAAGCAAAACTGTAAGGCCATTACCTTGGACCTAAGAGATTTTCAGCCTGGTTTATATCAATTATTTTTCGAAATAGGAAACCATCGATTCTCTCGAAAATTAATCGTCACTACTGAAGATTAA
- a CDS encoding DUF5991 domain-containing protein has translation MNRLNIPSLFCLLFLFVASCQPASSTAEKTDTITTDDKLGDESATPPSGSQITQPAKRAIPKASWPGTYLFNEGADGNFWGYELQLDDQLQGTLYVDGFQTMQRLLVAGTTSGNTLKVKLVGYDKDNLFEQPAIGSELFKLEQKDQQLITYWGSMTPNMIANNTVGPAFKKVRQEDEATNIKLLITRKSFMGIQPGDKITDHQAKLKKDLLQTGEGDFEIFLINDPNGNPLGYLHPDPNDEQLVGMIVITSPEAKTEDGLSVGMTLGDLREKLTNYEIHGSEIEGYTAAYHGPFSYQLDSRNWEYDLDASTIGDEVKIIEITLRD, from the coding sequence ATGAATCGTTTAAATATCCCTTCCCTCTTTTGCCTGCTCTTTTTATTTGTTGCGAGCTGCCAACCAGCATCCTCCACAGCCGAAAAAACGGACACCATTACCACGGACGATAAGCTCGGCGACGAATCGGCAACACCGCCAAGTGGCTCTCAGATTACTCAACCCGCTAAGAGAGCAATTCCTAAAGCTTCCTGGCCGGGCACCTATCTCTTCAACGAAGGAGCTGACGGCAACTTCTGGGGCTATGAACTCCAACTTGATGACCAACTACAAGGCACCCTTTATGTGGATGGTTTTCAAACCATGCAACGACTCTTGGTTGCTGGCACTACTAGCGGCAACACGCTCAAAGTGAAACTCGTGGGTTATGACAAAGACAATCTTTTTGAGCAGCCTGCTATCGGCAGTGAATTATTTAAGCTGGAGCAAAAAGACCAGCAATTGATTACCTACTGGGGAAGCATGACTCCCAATATGATCGCCAACAACACCGTAGGGCCAGCTTTTAAGAAGGTTCGCCAGGAAGACGAAGCGACCAATATCAAGCTGCTGATTACCCGCAAATCTTTTATGGGTATCCAACCAGGAGACAAAATTACCGACCACCAAGCCAAGCTCAAAAAAGACCTCCTGCAAACCGGAGAAGGCGATTTTGAGATTTTCTTGATCAATGATCCCAATGGCAATCCTCTGGGCTACCTCCATCCCGACCCTAACGATGAACAACTCGTTGGAATGATCGTCATCACCAGTCCGGAAGCAAAAACCGAAGACGGGCTTTCCGTGGGCATGACGCTTGGTGATTTGCGCGAAAAACTGACCAATTATGAGATTCACGGCTCAGAAATCGAAGGGTACACGGCGGCCTATCACGGCCCCTTCAGCTACCAGCTTGATTCCCGCAACTGGGAATATGATCTGGATGCTAGTACGATTGGGGATGAGGTCAAGATCATTGAAATTACGCTGAGGGATTAA
- the tnpA gene encoding IS200/IS605 family transposase, translated as MADVFHQIYIQIIFAVKNRQSLISPEWEANLQRYMTGIVQNRGNKMLAIGGMPDHVHIFIGFKPSENLSDLVREIKKGSNNFIKNECSSPYKFEWQAGFGAFSYSKSHRDAVCRYVLKQKEHHKTRSFEEEFRKILADFEVDMGKKQIFDFFLPDHIV; from the coding sequence ATGGCTGACGTATTCCACCAAATTTACATACAGATCATATTTGCTGTAAAAAATAGACAATCCCTAATATCACCGGAATGGGAAGCTAACCTACAGCGGTATATGACTGGAATTGTTCAAAACAGAGGTAACAAAATGTTAGCAATAGGAGGAATGCCAGACCATGTTCATATTTTCATAGGATTCAAACCCTCTGAAAACTTGTCGGATTTAGTTCGGGAAATAAAAAAAGGTTCAAATAATTTCATTAAGAACGAATGTTCTTCTCCATATAAATTTGAATGGCAAGCTGGCTTCGGAGCGTTTTCATACAGTAAAAGCCACAGAGATGCCGTTTGTAGGTATGTCTTGAAACAAAAAGAACATCATAAAACTCGATCTTTTGAAGAAGAATTCAGAAAGATACTTGCAGATTTTGAAGTAGACATGGGCAAAAAACAAATTTTTGATTTTTTCCTACCTGATCATATAGTCTAA